From a region of the Paenibacillus sp. FSL R10-2734 genome:
- the aroD gene encoding type I 3-dehydroquinate dehydratase: MSRTITVKNVTIGEGIPKICVPLIGATLSELKQEAEALKELRPDLVEWRTDFFDEVEDVEAVKSALSEIHSVIPELPLIFTFRSAKEGGEKQVSADYYIALNTAAAVSGLVDIIDVELFNEEQDVKLLVEAAHAHNVFVIISNHDFHGTPSQEEIISRLCKAQELGGDLPKIAVMPQDAGDVLTLLEATHIMKEQYADRPIITMSMAGAGVISRLAGEIFGSALTFGAAHKPSAPGQVAVVELRNVLSLLHRSL; encoded by the coding sequence ATGAGCAGGACAATAACCGTAAAAAATGTGACGATCGGCGAAGGAATCCCTAAAATATGTGTTCCGTTAATTGGAGCTACCTTGTCTGAACTGAAGCAGGAAGCTGAAGCACTGAAAGAGCTTAGACCCGATTTGGTGGAGTGGCGGACGGATTTTTTTGATGAGGTTGAAGACGTAGAGGCGGTCAAGTCAGCGCTAAGCGAAATTCATTCTGTAATTCCGGAGTTACCACTGATTTTTACTTTTCGGAGTGCGAAAGAAGGCGGCGAGAAGCAGGTTAGTGCGGATTATTACATAGCACTGAATACAGCTGCTGCCGTAAGTGGCTTAGTAGATATCATAGATGTTGAATTATTCAATGAGGAACAGGATGTAAAGCTACTAGTCGAAGCGGCTCACGCTCATAACGTCTTTGTCATTATATCGAATCATGATTTTCATGGAACACCTTCCCAAGAAGAGATCATCTCGCGACTATGTAAGGCGCAGGAGCTTGGTGGGGACTTGCCTAAAATTGCGGTTATGCCTCAGGATGCGGGGGATGTGCTGACTTTACTGGAAGCCACCCATATCATGAAGGAGCAATATGCAGACCGCCCGATTATAACGATGTCCATGGCGGGAGCTGGGGTAATCAGCCGTTTAGCCGGTGAAATATTCGGTTCAGCGCTTACCTTTGGAGCGGCGCATAAGCCCTCTGCACCAGGTCAGGTTGCTGTGGTTGAGCTGCGAAATGTACTGTCACTGCTGCATCGCAGTTTATAA